One Cuculus canorus isolate bCucCan1 chromosome 2, bCucCan1.pri, whole genome shotgun sequence genomic region harbors:
- the MYLK4 gene encoding myosin light chain kinase family member 4 isoform X1, with amino-acid sequence MTTSSRQSSSTSMVNNLAKIFDPNPLQNQGPDNGMEHPQILHVASSDVSTSESFNIMDKKFASLEQKIDQLLTLQDNVLMKLNSVSHEVCCIEKDIEIVKAETSEPGLRMERNKNLRSNKMKRLCLKMEKSLSDINRNAERQVKRLDGLEQSVSGLQKLVGPLVEKVKTLVIHNSSVKRHVQKRKLCKAGDYTKGAGHLFRMQIFSETTADDLRKRKSEKVIKEKSHLNETRTKEKKPPDSTEGAIQKRQSCSQEEVDKLNKENERESSVLLQMDPPKFHTEGPEKKGESLAFESYSKCRRSSVQKSFTTEKEQKEGVVDDACERITDQEIKSESPAGGERKEESQVSRNERQEEKKDEGEGNAGKSEKEVEEPPAPSQNEDEAGQSHDQEAPDGRCKGCEKDDSPTPPAPFDHRIVSAKRVGISSYYNVSENEILGGGRFGQVHKCEEKATGLKLAAKIIKAKGPKQKDEVKNEINVMNQLNHVNLIQLYDAFESKNDIVLVMEYVEGGELFDRIIDENCNLTELDTIMFIKQICEGIQYMHQMYILHLDLKPENILCVNRAANQIKIIDFGLARRYKPREKLRVNFGTPEFLAPEVVNYEFVSFPTDMWSVGVIAFMLLSGLSPFLGDDDNETLNNILSCSWDFEDEEFQGVSEEAKDFISKLLIKEKCWRISATAALKHPWLSDHKLHCRLQKKTKGDCVSQASPAQ; translated from the exons ATGACCACAtccagcaggcagagctctTCTACGTCTATGGTCAACAACTTGGCCAAAATATTTGATCCAAATCCTTTGCAAAACCAAGGGCCTGATAATGGAATGGAACATCCCCAAATTCTTCATGTTGCAAGCAGTGATGTCAGCACTTCTGAAAGTTTTAACATCATGGATAAGAAGTTTGCCTCCCTTGAACAGAAAATAGATCAGCTGTTGACTCTTCAGGACAATGTCCTTATGAAGCTTAACAGCGTTTCCCATGAAGTCTGTTGCATTGAAAAAGACATTGAGATTGTAAAGGCAGAAACATCTGAACCTGGATTaaggatggaaagaaacaaaaatctgagAAGTAATAAAATGAAGAGGCTTTgccttaaaatggaaaaatctctttctgatATAAACAGGAATGCAGAGCGGCAGGTTAAAAGACTAGATGGACTGGAACAAAGTGTTTCTGGATTACAGAAGCTTGTAGGGCCTTTGGTTGAGAAGGTTAAAACATTAGTAATCCATAATTCAAGTGTAAAACGCCATGTTCAAAAACGTAAACTTTGCAAGGCAGGAGATTATACGAAAGGAGCTGGACATCTTTTTAGGATGCAAATTTTCTCGGAGACAACAGCTGATGACCTGCGcaagagaaaaagtgaaaag GTAATCAAAGAAAAGTCACATTTGAATGAGACgagaacaaaagagaagaagccACCAGATTCAACAG AGGGGGCCATCCAGAAGAGACAGTCCTGCTCTCAGGAAGAAGTTGATAAGCTCaacaaggaaaatgagagggaaaGTTCTGTTCTGCTTCAAATGGATCCTCCTAAATTTCATACTGAAGGgccagagaagaaaggagaaagtctGGCTTTTGAAAGCTATTCTAAATGCAGGAGAAGCTCTGTTCAGAAATCCTTCActacagaaaaagagcaaaaagaaggTGTTGTTGATGATGCCTGTGAACGGATAACTGATCAGGAGATAAAGAGTGAGTCCCCAGCaggtggggagaggaaggaggaatcTCAGGTGTCTAGAAATGAAAGacaagaggagaagaaggatgaaggagagggaaatgctggtaagagtgaaaaagaagttGAGGAGCCACCAGCTCCTTCCCAAAATGAAGATGAAGCAGGACAAAGCCACGATCAAGAGGCACCAGATGGAAG GTGTAAAGGCTGCGAAAAAG ATGATAGTCCCACTCCACCAGCACCATTTGATCACCGGATTGTCTCAGCCAAAAGGGTGGGGATCAGCAGTTATTATAATGTCAGCGAGAATGAAATCCTGGGAGG agGGCGATTTGGTCAAGTGCACAAGTGTGAAGAGAAAGCCACAGGTCTCAAGCTAGCAGCCaaaattataaaagcaaaaggtcCTAAACAGAAG GATGAagtaaagaatgaaataaatgtcaTGAACCAGCTGAATCACGTTAACCTCATCCAGCTATATGACGCCTTTGAATCAAAAAATGACATTGTCCTAGTCATGGAATA TGTGGAAGGAGGAGAGTTATTTGACCGAATTATTGATGAAAACTGCAATTTGACAGAGTTGGATACCATCATGTTCATAAAACAGATCTGCGAGGGAATTCAGTACATGCACCAGATGTACATTCTTCATTTGGATCTCAAG CCTGAGAATATCCTGTGTGTGAACCGAGCagcaaatcaaataaaaataattgattttggATTGGCAAGAAG ATATAAACCCAGGGAAAAACTTCGGGTTAACTTTGGGACTCCAGAATTTCTTGCTCCTGAAGTTGTGAATTATGAATTTGTCTCCTTCCCTACAGACATGTGGAGTGTGGGAGTCATTGCTTTTATGCT ccTCAGTGGATTGTCTCCTTTTCTGGGTGATGATGACAATGAGACCCTCAACAATATcctgtcctgcagctgggatttTGAAGATGAGGAATTTCAAGGTGTTTCTGAGGAGGCCAAAGATTTCATCTCAAAGCTTCTCATCAAGGAAAAATG ctGGAGAATAAGTGCAACTGCTGCCTTGAAACACCCATGGTTATCAGACCACAAGCTCCACTGCAGACTCCAG AAGAAGACTAAAGGTGACTGTGTGTCCCAAGCATCCCCTGCTCAATAA
- the MYLK4 gene encoding myosin light chain kinase family member 4 isoform X2, whose amino-acid sequence MTTSSRQSSSTSMVNNLAKIFDPNPLQNQGPDNGMEHPQILHVASSDVSTSESFNIMDKKFASLEQKIDQLLTLQDNVLMKLNSVSHEVCCIEKDIEIVKAETSEPGLRMERNKNLRSNKMKRLCLKMEKSLSDINRNAERQVKRLDGLEQSVSGLQKLVGPLVEKVKTLVIHNSSVKRHVQKRKLCKAGDYTKGAGHLFRMQIFSETTADDLRKRKSEKVIKEKSHLNETRTKEKKPPDSTEGAIQKRQSCSQEEVDKLNKENERESSVLLQMDPPKFHTEGPEKKGESLAFESYSKCRRSSVQKSFTTEKEQKEGVVDDACERITDQEIKSESPAGGERKEESQVSRNERQEEKKDEGEGNAGKSEKEVEEPPAPSQNEDEAGQSHDQEAPDGRCKGCEKDDSPTPPAPFDHRIVSAKRVGISSYYNVSENEILGGGRFGQVHKCEEKATGLKLAAKIIKAKGPKQKDEVKNEINVMNQLNHVNLIQLYDAFESKNDIVLVMEYVEGGELFDRIIDENCNLTELDTIMFIKQICEGIQYMHQMYILHLDLKPENILCVNRAANQIKIIDFGLARRYKPREKLRVNFGTPEFLAPEVVNYEFVSFPTDMWSVGVIAFMLLSGLSPFLGDDDNETLNNILSCSWDFEDEEFQGVSEEAKDFISKLLIKEKCWRISATAALKHPWLSDHKLHCRLQKTKGDCVSQASPAQ is encoded by the exons ATGACCACAtccagcaggcagagctctTCTACGTCTATGGTCAACAACTTGGCCAAAATATTTGATCCAAATCCTTTGCAAAACCAAGGGCCTGATAATGGAATGGAACATCCCCAAATTCTTCATGTTGCAAGCAGTGATGTCAGCACTTCTGAAAGTTTTAACATCATGGATAAGAAGTTTGCCTCCCTTGAACAGAAAATAGATCAGCTGTTGACTCTTCAGGACAATGTCCTTATGAAGCTTAACAGCGTTTCCCATGAAGTCTGTTGCATTGAAAAAGACATTGAGATTGTAAAGGCAGAAACATCTGAACCTGGATTaaggatggaaagaaacaaaaatctgagAAGTAATAAAATGAAGAGGCTTTgccttaaaatggaaaaatctctttctgatATAAACAGGAATGCAGAGCGGCAGGTTAAAAGACTAGATGGACTGGAACAAAGTGTTTCTGGATTACAGAAGCTTGTAGGGCCTTTGGTTGAGAAGGTTAAAACATTAGTAATCCATAATTCAAGTGTAAAACGCCATGTTCAAAAACGTAAACTTTGCAAGGCAGGAGATTATACGAAAGGAGCTGGACATCTTTTTAGGATGCAAATTTTCTCGGAGACAACAGCTGATGACCTGCGcaagagaaaaagtgaaaag GTAATCAAAGAAAAGTCACATTTGAATGAGACgagaacaaaagagaagaagccACCAGATTCAACAG AGGGGGCCATCCAGAAGAGACAGTCCTGCTCTCAGGAAGAAGTTGATAAGCTCaacaaggaaaatgagagggaaaGTTCTGTTCTGCTTCAAATGGATCCTCCTAAATTTCATACTGAAGGgccagagaagaaaggagaaagtctGGCTTTTGAAAGCTATTCTAAATGCAGGAGAAGCTCTGTTCAGAAATCCTTCActacagaaaaagagcaaaaagaaggTGTTGTTGATGATGCCTGTGAACGGATAACTGATCAGGAGATAAAGAGTGAGTCCCCAGCaggtggggagaggaaggaggaatcTCAGGTGTCTAGAAATGAAAGacaagaggagaagaaggatgaaggagagggaaatgctggtaagagtgaaaaagaagttGAGGAGCCACCAGCTCCTTCCCAAAATGAAGATGAAGCAGGACAAAGCCACGATCAAGAGGCACCAGATGGAAG GTGTAAAGGCTGCGAAAAAG ATGATAGTCCCACTCCACCAGCACCATTTGATCACCGGATTGTCTCAGCCAAAAGGGTGGGGATCAGCAGTTATTATAATGTCAGCGAGAATGAAATCCTGGGAGG agGGCGATTTGGTCAAGTGCACAAGTGTGAAGAGAAAGCCACAGGTCTCAAGCTAGCAGCCaaaattataaaagcaaaaggtcCTAAACAGAAG GATGAagtaaagaatgaaataaatgtcaTGAACCAGCTGAATCACGTTAACCTCATCCAGCTATATGACGCCTTTGAATCAAAAAATGACATTGTCCTAGTCATGGAATA TGTGGAAGGAGGAGAGTTATTTGACCGAATTATTGATGAAAACTGCAATTTGACAGAGTTGGATACCATCATGTTCATAAAACAGATCTGCGAGGGAATTCAGTACATGCACCAGATGTACATTCTTCATTTGGATCTCAAG CCTGAGAATATCCTGTGTGTGAACCGAGCagcaaatcaaataaaaataattgattttggATTGGCAAGAAG ATATAAACCCAGGGAAAAACTTCGGGTTAACTTTGGGACTCCAGAATTTCTTGCTCCTGAAGTTGTGAATTATGAATTTGTCTCCTTCCCTACAGACATGTGGAGTGTGGGAGTCATTGCTTTTATGCT ccTCAGTGGATTGTCTCCTTTTCTGGGTGATGATGACAATGAGACCCTCAACAATATcctgtcctgcagctgggatttTGAAGATGAGGAATTTCAAGGTGTTTCTGAGGAGGCCAAAGATTTCATCTCAAAGCTTCTCATCAAGGAAAAATG ctGGAGAATAAGTGCAACTGCTGCCTTGAAACACCCATGGTTATCAGACCACAAGCTCCACTGCAGACTCCAG AAGACTAAAGGTGACTGTGTGTCCCAAGCATCCCCTGCTCAATAA